Proteins encoded by one window of Stieleria sp. JC731:
- a CDS encoding macro domain-containing protein, with the protein MPGIELHSGDITKLDVDAIVNAANELLIGGGGVDGAIHAAAGPKLVAASQKLAPCPSGNARLTPGFNLKANFVIHAVGPIFRDGARGEFDMLSETYRAALQIADEQDCDSIAFPCISTGAFGFPQQPACEIAIRTCLDWLAEHSYPKTIVFCCFEPSDRLLYAERLSELGILREYAG; encoded by the coding sequence ATGCCTGGTATTGAACTTCATTCGGGCGACATTACGAAACTCGATGTTGATGCCATCGTAAATGCCGCAAACGAACTACTGATCGGTGGCGGCGGCGTCGATGGTGCTATCCATGCTGCCGCGGGTCCCAAGCTCGTTGCTGCCTCACAGAAACTGGCTCCCTGCCCGTCTGGAAACGCCCGTCTTACGCCTGGGTTCAACCTCAAGGCAAACTTCGTAATTCACGCTGTCGGTCCCATATTTCGTGACGGCGCACGCGGCGAATTCGACATGCTTTCTGAAACCTATCGTGCAGCATTGCAAATTGCGGACGAGCAGGACTGCGATTCCATCGCCTTCCCGTGCATATCCACCGGAGCTTTCGGTTTCCCTCAACAACCCGCTTGTGAAATTGCGATCCGAACATGTCTAGACTGGCTTGCGGAGCATAGCTATCCAAAAACGATCGTGTTTTGTTGCTTTGAACCGTCCGACCGATTGCTATACGCTGAACGTCTATCGGAACTCGGAATACTTCGCGAATACGCGGGATAA